A single region of the Salvia splendens isolate huo1 chromosome 18, SspV2, whole genome shotgun sequence genome encodes:
- the LOC121776302 gene encoding serine/threonine-protein kinase STY13-like, which translates to MDPSTSKELKGNRNSMIFRADKIDLKSLDLQLNKVWSKNFETQKKTREPWEIDPTKLELVKLIAQGSYGTIYRATYDGQDVAVKLLDWEDGTRTAAEAAEIRSLFRKEVAVWHKLSHPNITDFVGASMGLPQLKIPVKDSSDRYTNVPPLSCCVVVEYLSGGTLKHYLFQNRIKKLPFKVVIQLALDLAKGLSYLHSQKIVHRDVKAENMLMDSERKLKIADFGVARVEASNPCEMTGTTGTLGYMAPEVLEGKPYNRKCDVYSFGVCVWQIYCCDLPYPDISFADMTSAVVNQNLRPDIPRCCPSSLASIMKRCWDANPNKRPEMDEVVRLLESIDTTRGGGMIPEGQLTGCFCFAPSRGP; encoded by the exons ATGGATCCGAGCACGAGCAAGGAATTAAAGGGAAATCGAAACAGTATGATTTTTCGTGCTGACAAGATCGATCTCAAGAGCTTAGATTTGCAATTGAACAAAGTATGGTCTAAGAATTTCGAAACGCAGAAGAAAACAAGAGAGCCGTGGGAGATCGATCCTACTAAGTTAGAACTTGTCAAACTCATAGCTCAGGGAAGCTACGGCACAATTTACCGCGCCACTTATGATGGCCAGGACGTCGCAG TTAAGTTGTTGGATTGGGAGGATGGCACAAGAACAGCTGCTGAAGCAGCCGAGATTCGATCCTTATTCAGAAAGGAGGTTGCGGTTTGGCACAAGCTCAGCCATCCAAACATCACAGAT TTTGTTGGCGCGTCGATGGGGTTGCCACAGCTGAAAATTCCCGTGAAAGACTCATCGGACCGCTACACAAACGTTCCGCCATTGTCATGTTGTGTTGTGGTAGAGTATCTGTCGGGTGGCACGTTGAAGCACTATTTATTCCAAAATAGAATAAAGAAGCTACCGTTTAAAGTTGTGATCCAGCTTGCTCTGGACCTGGCTAAGGG GCTGAGCTATCTTCACTCGCAAAAAATTGTACACCGTGATGTCAAAGCAGAAAACATGCTTATGGACTCGGAAAGAAAACTGAAAATCGCTGATTTTGGAGTCGCTCGTGTTGAGGCTAGTAATCCATGCGAAATGACCGGTACAACCGGAACCCTAGGCTACATGGCCCCAGAG GTACTCGAAGGGAAGCCTTATAACCGGAAATGCGATGTTTACAGCTTTGGAGTTTGCGTATGGCAAATATATTGTTGTGATCTGCCTTATCCCGATATTAGCTTTGCCGATATGACTTCAGCTGTTGTTAACCAG AATCTACGGCCGGACATACCCCGTTGTTGCCCCAGCTCTCTTGCTAGCATTATGAAACGGTGTTGGGATGCGAATCCGAACAAAAGGCCGGAGATGGACGAGGTTGTGAGGCTGCTCGAGTCAATCGACACCACTAGAGGCGGCGGCATGATACCGGAGGGTCAGTTGACGGGCTGTTTTTGCTTTGCCCCGAGTAGGGGTCCGTAA
- the LOC121775800 gene encoding protein tesmin/TSO1-like CXC 2 — protein sequence MMEEGCKNSIGEGEIMETPERSKNSRIASSIAKFEDSPVFNFLNNLSPIKPVHFSQTINPLSFASLPSVFSSPQLASLRESRLLRRHSLSDPSKPEFSSDPSTRASVNLDEQRENLDPNFKNDGEPSRLANCESSIEKSNEDVLGTCAALVEGQRSVNMSEANVDVLGNANVNSWDSLINDASNLLAFESPNAEAYNKPVDPATAFYRSIRNAIQNVCGERGNAAEDMPCQPDGEIENENLSGICRGMRRRCLVYEMAGGRRKRVEDGSADTPLLLTTSGSASSDKQTARTNTENDCYRILPGIGLHLNALAATPKDFKIFNHESSASGRLLIGPSSSANFRQDLLRNYSLERENDALENDGFVMEDHSWESGHVANEDINPSSPKKRRRRSEQGGDGESCKRCNCKKSKCLKLYCECFAAGVYCVEPCACIDCFNKPIHEDVVLATRKQIESRNPLAFAPKVIRTSDSPSEIGGDDLTNTPASSRHKRGCNCKKSGCLKKYCECYQGGVGCSINCRCEGCKNAFGRKDGSCASAAEHEHEEDETDSISLYNARIHDDLDSQQSHRSFSKKRPPRAPFPPIGSYAFPPPTNMRPRCEEEDEMPHFLVGGGSPIKTSSPNKKRVSPPQTLPGLRSSRKLILQSIPSFPSLAPSQ from the exons ATGATGGAAGAGGGGTGCAAGAATTCCATAGGAGAGGGAGAGATCATGGAAACTCCCGAGAGAAGCAAGAACAGCCGAATCGCCTCTTCCATTGCCAAATTTGAG GACTCCCCtgtgtttaactttctgaacaATCTTTCCCCAATCAAGCCGGTGCACTTCTCTCAGACGATAAATCCGCTTAGCTTCGCTTCCCTTCCATCCGTTTTCAGTTCACCGCAGCTTGCTTCCCTCAGGGAATCTAGGCTTCTTCGCAG GCATAGTCTCTCAGATCCATCAAAACCCGAGTTCTCCTCTGATCCAAGCACGCGAGCCTCTGTTAACTTGGACGAACAGAGGGAAAATCTCGATCCAAATTTCAAAAACGATGGTGAGCCATCAAGGCTTGCAAATTGTGAGTCCAGCATTGAGAAATCGAACGAGGATGTGTTGGGCACTTGTGCAGCCCTCGTGGAAGGCCAGAGGAGCGTAAACATGAGTGAGGCGAACGTGGATGTGTTAGGCAATGCCAATGTAAACAGTTGGGACAGTTTGATCAATGATGCATCCAATCTATTAGCCTTTGAATCACCGAACGCAGAGGCTTACAACAAGCCCGTTGATCCTGCAACGGCTTTCTATAGGAGCATTAGAAATGCCATTCAGAACGTTTGTGGTGAACGAGGAAACGCAGCTGAAGACATGCCTTGCCAGCCTGATGGAGAAATCGAAAATGAG AATCTTTCTGGTATATGTCGTGGCATGAGAAGGCGCTGTCTCGTCTATGAGATGGCAGGAGGCCGTAGGAAGCGTGTGGAGGACGGATCAGCCGATACGCCTCTTCTGCTAACGACTAGTGGCAGTGCTTCATCGGACAAGCAAACAGCTAGGACTAATACAGAAAATGATTGCTATCGTATCTTGCCAGGGATCGGCTTGCATTTGAATGCTCTGGCAGCGACTCCCAAGgactttaaaattttcaatcacGAGTCTTCAGCCTCTGGTAGATTATTGATCGGACCAAGCTCATCTGCCAATTTTCGCCAAGACTTGTTAAGAAACTACTCGTTGGAAAGAGAAAACGACGCATTGGAAAATGACGGCTTTGTCATGGAAGATCATAGCTGGGAATCTGGACATGTCGCGAATGAAGATATCAATCCGAGTAGTCCAAAGAAAAGGAG GCGTAGGTCAGAGCAAGGGGGAGACGGTGAATCTTGTAAGCGATGCAACTGCAAAAAGTCGAAGTGCTTGAAACT CTACTGTGAGTGCTTTGCTGCTGGTGTCTACTGTGTGGAGCCGTGCGCGTGTATAGACTGCTTCAACAAGCCAATCCACGAAGACGTTGTCCTTGCCACTCGCAAGCAGATTGAATCGAGAAATCCTCTTGCATTTGCTCCCAAAGTGATCAGGACCTCTGATTCTCCATCAGAGATAGGAGGG GATGACCTCACCAACACCCCTGCTTCATCGCGCCACAAAAGAGGATGCAACTGCAAGAAATCCGGATGCCTCAAGAAATACTGTGAATGCTACCAA GGAGGCGTAGGATGCTCCATAAACTGCAGATGCGAAGGTTGTAAAAACGCGTTTGGGAGAAAAGACG GCTCGTGTGCATCAGCAGCGGAGCATGAGCACGAAGAAGATGAAACGGATAGCATAAGCCTCTACAATGCTCGAATCCACGATGATCTTGATAG TCAACAGTCACACCGGTCGTTCTCAAAGAAGAGGCCACCTCGGGCCCCTTTTCCTCCCATCGGCTCGTATGCATTTCCACCGCCAACTAATATGAGACCGCGTTGTGAAGAGGAAGACGAGATGCCACATTTTCTCGTTGGAGGAGGGTCTCCGATCAAGACATCCTCGCCTAACAAGAAAAGAGTTTCTCCACCTCAGACACTGCCCGGTCTGAGGAGCAGCCGGAAGTTGATACTTCAGTCCATCCCGTCGTTCCCTTCCCTCGCACCGAGCCAGTGA